Proteins from one Mobula birostris isolate sMobBir1 chromosome 10, sMobBir1.hap1, whole genome shotgun sequence genomic window:
- the LOC140204182 gene encoding uncharacterized protein: MEQEYDSAETLHYSVGILSICAGALLLVVNYYSTLLPIPSTALGILLLIVAAILCYTGIRKWSSQATLFVNLCLTVSALWCGSGLVHILIGEKVVQADEIRNALVPGYAAFVLALFIIGVVGLIQKELIPAVIAFAISLATAHEIAALYNQSFSHSAVASNYLIVSFVGIYFELGRTSYFLSKGKITLPGTGLSKNNSHLQSSSTSLFKNDTIVLGYIANMLSASVLGCCVLGVTSTLFIGQVPWLWTAGVYQIIVCILSYRAFDTLNATFFGFTSILKFAEGYALLYSLWQNSQPFFPVPVPIVLAVLFFILALFMTSKSLVDAMYLLFYVAFCIAVAARPNGFFNGGAQGVGVAIFVASACLTFLYLFNATSNFPIPTGEGVVKALFSRINALSLKADKDSHSPYLGYSRYSDAEVLALACNVVASFAISVSVNPSAPLATVVLPWIVIPGGVLQILCGSISFSRGKTLESCAFIQYGLIWIIWGLTRYAGLYGSTRGFGVAIGIICFMLLNGFVVIGACFLNAAWFAFSLSFQLILISFLLDAVNAIPFGYDIGVTIIFGLVSFYCFLATLFNQSFESPQLPLGWAWASLCGFGQNKSVCPHLPSRKTTSVRKIAEIMKDGGICGIPTDTVYVLVAACNRPDAVEKAYNTKKQAKERPMSLWISSLSQLEPVKHLLNPLLWDFMQTVWPSSISLVIPRGEWLKPFGLKHAARYIGTPQSIAIRIPDCAVTTHLIDQVGPIAVTSANPTGEADTTHHNQVYAKLGNKVDGVLCDGPSPENIASTVVDCTNVEKGTLGFFRIGIVPKSEILQLFEEVQMKHRKGHSNDGFIEDFSKLNAVQHPQDPNTSDNAAFTNEMEEAEKL; the protein is encoded by the exons ATGGAACAGGAATACGATAGTGCCGAGACTCTGCATTATTCCGTGGGAATTCTAAGTATATGTGCAG GTGCGCTATTACTGGTCGTGAACTACTACTCCACGCTGCTGCCAATCCCCAGTACGGCTCTGGGCATCTTACTGCTTATCGTAGCGGCTATCCTATGCTATACTG GTATAAGGAAGTGGTCAAGTCAAGCTACACTATTTGTGAACCTGTGTCTGACAGTGTCAGCATTATGGTGTGGATCTGGCCTGGTCCACATCTTAATTGGAGAGAAGGTAGTTCAGGCTGATGAGATCAGAAATGCTCTGGTCCCTGGCTATGCAGCTTTCGTCTTGGCACTCTTCATCATTGGGGTGGTGGGGCTAATCCAAAAGGAATTGATCCCAGCTGTGATTGCTTTTGCTATTTCTCTTGCTACTGCCCATGAGATAGCTGCACTATATAATCAATCTTTTAGTCATTCTGCAGTGGCTTCAAATTATTTGATAGTGTCCTTTGTAGGAATTTATTTTGAATTAGGTCGTACCTCTTACTTCTTAAGTAAAGGAAAAATAACTCTCCCAGGGACTGGTCTGTCCAAGAATAATTCTCATCTGCAATCTTCATCTACCAGCCTCTTTAAAAATGACACAATAGTTCTGGGGTACATTGCTAATATGCTATCTGCCAGTGTGTTAGGATGCTGTGTTTTGGGTGTAACCTCCACTCTGTTTATTGGTCAGGTTCCCTGGCTGTGGACAGCAGGGGTCTATCAAATTATTGTTTGTATTTTGTCATACAGGGCTTTTGACACCTTGAATGCCACATTCTTTGGCTTTACCTCCATTTTAAAGTTTGCAGAGGGTTATGCTTTGCTTTATAGTCTCTGgcaaaatagtcaacccttcttCCCAGTTCCAGTCCCTATTGTTCTTGCTGTCCTATTTTTCATTCTGGCTCTATTTATGACTAGTAAAAGCCTTGTTGATGCAATGTATTTGTTGTTTTACGTTGCTTTTTGCATAGCTGTGGCAGCACGGCCCAATGGATTTTTCAATGGTGGAGCACAAGGGGTCGGTGTGGCTATATTTGTAGCGTCTGCTTGCTTAACATTCCTTTACCTTTTCAATGCCACGAGTAACTTCCCTATTCCCACTGGAGAAGGAGTTGTGAAGGCTTTATTCAGCAGGATAAATGCTCTATCTCTGAAAGCAGATAAAGACTCCCATAGCCCATACTTGGGGTACTCCAGATATTCAGATGCTGAGGTCCTAGCCCTTGCCTGCAATGTTGTGGCTTCTTTTGCCATTTCTGTATCTGTCAATCCTTCTGCACCTTTAGCCACAGTTGTCCTGCCTTGGATAGTTATTCCTGGGGGTGTCCTACAGATTCTATGTGGCTCAATCTCTTTTTCTCGGGGTAAAACCCTAGAAAGCTGTGCTTTTATCCAGTATGGTTTAATATGGATAATCTGGGGTTTGACTAGATATGCTGGTCTCTATGGTTCTACTAGAGGGTTTGGTGTTGCTATAGGAATTATTTGCTTCATGCTCCTTAATGGCTTTGTGGTGATAGGGGCTTGCTTTCTTAATGCAGCCTGGTTTGCCTTCTCACTCAGCTTTCAGTTAATTCTAATCAGCTTCCTTTTGGATGCTGTTAATGCAATTCCTTTTGGATACGATATTGGAGTCACCATCATTTTCGGTTTAGTTAGTTTTTACTGTTTTCTGGCCACCCTCTTTAACCAAAGCTTTGAGAGCCCCCAGTTACCCTTGGGATGGGCTTGGGCAAGCCTGTGTGGATTTGGGCAGAACAAATCCGTATGCCCTCATTTGCCTTCAAGAAAAACTACCTCAGTCAGAAAAATTGCAG AAATTATGAAAGATGGAGGAATATGCGGTATTCCAACAGACACTGTGTATGTGTTGGTGGCAGCTTGCAATCGTCCTGATGCTGTTGAGAAAGCTTACAA CACCAAAAAACAGGCCAAAGAAAGACCAATGTCTCTGTGGATCTCTAGCTTATCGCAATTGGAACCTGTTAAACATCTGTTAAACCCTCTCTTGTGGGATTTCATGCAGACAGTTTGGCCATCATCTATCAGTCTTGTCATCCCGAGGG GTGAATGGTTGAAACCATTTGGATTGAAACATGCAGCTAGGTATATCGGGACTCCTCAGAGCATTGCCATTAGGATTCCAGATTGTGCTGTTACAACACATCTCATTGACCAG GTGGGTCCCATAGCAGTGACATCAGCAAATCCAACAGGGGAAGCAGACACCACTCACCACAATCAGGTCTATGCCAAACTTGGCAACAAG GTTGATGGTGTATTGTGTGATGGGCCTTCACCTGAGAATATTGCCTCTACTGTTGTGGACTGTACCAATGTAGAGAAGGGTACACTTGGTTTCTTTAGAATTGGCATTGTGCCCAAATCAGAG ATCCTGCAGCTGTTTGAAGAAGTGCAGATGAAACATCGAAAAGGCCATTCTAATGATGGATTTATTGAGGATTTTTCAAAACTTAACGCAGTTCAACACCCACAGGACCCAAATACCTCTGACAACGCAGCCTTTACAAACGAGATGGAAGAAGCTGAGAAGTTGTAA